The nucleotide sequence aaacaacCTGATATAGCTTTTCAAGTACCTTTCATACCTGTTATCCCCAATATTAACTTActatcaaatataaacttatatCGCACGATAATGaggcttttattatttttttttcatatgacattAAATTTCAGGAATGTTGAACAACCTTTATGCAAAACTTTCAAGAGAGCGGCGATAGATACCATagggacatccaaactcatagatcgaaaacaaactgattgATTAAGCCataacttaaaaagaaaaagacaaacagacaaataatagtacacaagacacaacatagaaaactaaagactaagcaacacgaacccctccaaaaactgGGGTAAtcccaggtgcttcggaagggtggcacccatcgtgttttAAATATCAGATAAGTGAAAAGATAAcaaaattatatcatttatttagtACAAACGGTACAAAGCACTTCAGTATTATCTTTGTATGGGGGGCATCTCAGACTACCACATTTTGCTCTGACAGGATATAACAAAGCACCATTTTCGTCAGCTGATCGATCGTCAAAAGGTTTTGCTTCTCCGTCCATACAGATAAAGTCTTTATTGTTATGATTCTTATGTTCACTCATCAATAAACCACTGTACTCGGATTGCCATCCTTTGTAGCAGGACTTCCTtcctaaattaaaaaaaggtcacaataaaaaaaagtttaatatctATATAAGAACACATTTATACTTTTTACTTTGAATAAATGACTGCAATAATGTAGAACAAAGCATCATATGAAGCCGTTGCTTTCAAGATTAATTtaagtataacattataatcaaCAATATCATATAACAATATCGTGTAACGATCTAGGTTAATGATGTACCAATTATTTAagaacaaattaatttaatttttcaagttaaggaacaaaataaatgttaataacaaAACTACCTGGTATCATTAAAACATAAACTTTTCCTTTTCGCCTGCACACGGAACATATGACCTCTTTTTCATACAAACTAATAGGTAAACCGGATGGTTTAGTGCTGAAAGTTATCTCATACTCTGCACCATATAGTCCATCATTACCATAGGAGTATTCTTTACCATTTTCAGGGTCACTGGGTAAACAGAGGTAGTTTGAACCTCCTCCTTTGTTAGTATAAATATTACCTCCAGCCTGACCTGCATAAGTTGTAAGTATTCTTAAATAATAGAAATTTAgttcatattatatatttgtaagTAAGAATGACAAGTAATGCGTTAACatatgtgttaaaattttatgccATACTAGGAGGGGAGACAATACAATCGACTTTTAATCCGTATTGCAGATTGTACCGAGtattacaaataaattttcaTGGAACAGAGAGAAAAAGAAAGTGATTGATTACATAATGTTATCAATGTTCAGCATTTAACTTTACAGTTTGAAAGCCATATAGTAGTAAGATGAACAACACAGTAACATGTTTTGCACCAGCTATGTCAAGTTTAAATTGGAAACTCAAAGCCAtcgtttgataaaaaaaaaaaaaaattaagacaaatattCTTAAAAATCATGACCCTGCTAGTCacagaatatatataaaagaataagtTTACACCCACCAGTGTAACACATAAGTCTTAGGAAATGAATACCAAAGGGACTATCAAAATTTGTAAGTTGATATAAATAgacaaaatcattggaagaacGGAAATCACAAACAGTCAATAGTGTATTAAACACCACATAAAAAACTAaggactgagcaacaagaacgtCGCCAAAAAAATGTCAGTAATCTTATGTGAATCTTGAAGAATAAACTAATCATGAGTCATATACGGTACCACATTTACAATTCGTTGAAAGAATTCTGACTCTTTTCCTCATTAAATTCATAGTGAAGTGATAAATCTGACACATACTATGAATATGTAAATATTCCAACATTGTAGGTTTGTTACAAAAGCATTAGAGTTGCGAATGTGTTTTATGTTAGAAAGATCTGTTTCAATAACCTTGTATCTTTCAAGGCCTAGTCAGGACATATCTTTAACATAAACCagacatacacttttttttataaaacactaATCTTTAAACAAGTATCAGATCTACTCTAGGGGAACTAGATTACTTGTGTTATGAATTAACAGAAATTTGTCGTATTATTTGATGAGATTTaaccaataaattaaaacatgacAAGATTTTGAAGATATCTTAAATCCATGAAAACATATATAGGTACACAGTTTAATTAACAAGCACATAATTAtacattaaggtggtatgggtgtctttcgccatcttggaagGTCCAGATATTCAATCAAGTTTCCAAaattgatgcaggaatgcagttAACAAATGTGAATTTGCAtgtaaaagaacaaatttataagattataacttataaatattaatatttttacaagtgtaaATTATTATAgcttgatttttaatgttttttaaattgacattttaagAGTAAGTAACTCTGAattagtgcattttctgaaggaatctttatggaattttgctattttgaatTCTAGCCGGAAAAAAcgcacggtgaccctatcttttcttttgatattctcaaagcattttctgaaagccatttttttacaattctatcattaaGTTTAGCTTCAAATCACATACTGATGTTTTTTCCTGTagaatccatacaaaatgtgtcataaCCTGTAACTTAAGAAAATGCGCggtgattattatttttattatatttttgaacatttataaAACGACACTAAGTTTTggcaaaatatgaacaaattctatcattgttaatttagactcccataccaccttaataagAGAAAAACTGTCGAGTTAAAATGTCCTGAGCTTTCGTTCATCTGTAAGAAAATGTCAAGAGTTTAATTAAgttaaaatgataataataatttaaaaaacatacctGCATACACAATTTCCGCATGTGCAGGACAAGTTTTCTTCCCCCATCTAACATATGTCACACCAATATCTTAACAGCATAGTATTAATTTATAGTATGAAACGGTAATACAAATAATGTACAAATGCTTAGTCCTGTGTATCCAATACGGTACTGAACATACGACTAAACTTTTACGTGTTTGTCATTGACTATCATTAACAATTAGGATGAAATGCAAATACAGAGAACTCTTTTTGGTATAAacatacagaaaatttatattaaaagaaaaaaaaaaacacaaattcgTTATACATTGTATAATAACACGCAGcagtttcattttaaataataaaaaatgcttTCGCGGTCTTTTTTGACTTATGTACCAGTCTAGTCGTCTGTTCTGTTATGTTTTCGATTGTGTCTTGTTCCCGATTAAGACATTTTCAGTGAGTGTGCATTGAATTCACATGGAGGAGGATTTAGGCATAGCGGCGATTTCGGTCTTTTTGCTTTGGGAGTTTATGTATTTTTcgtcagtttttttgttttttttgtttagattttGATTTGCCTCTTCATAATAAACGTATAAAGATTTGAATATTGGAAAGCTACAATTGCATTTAGTAACACTTATTTCACAAAATCACTTACGATTAGGATTGATCGTAAATCATGAATAATTAAGTATAATTCCGATACCATCAAAAAAGCAAATCAAATTTTAGTTTTTACCCTCAACAAATACTTACCCTGTTTTGAAGGTGTTACAGGACAGTCCGCCTTCCTGAAGGTATGCAAGTAATGCTTCATCATATCAATGAGAGACTGGTCTAATGGTGTCAAGTTGTATTCTTTACAATCATGTCCATATACAGTGACTACAAAGGCAGCAATAACAGTTGCAAAGCTGAAGGGAAACATTCTGAAAATCAAGTACTAATAATTATTTGTTAGACTAAAATGTAACAAATCAAAATTACTACACTATGAACAAAATACCATCAGTACATTGTTGTTTTACCTTGACGTCCAGGAATTTGTCTGTCAGTTAATGCAGTATTTTCTATATATTATATTCCGGATTGATCAATCTTTTTTAATTTGGAAATAACGTGTAGAAATAAATACGATAGCgtaacaatatattttgacatttcgAAAGAAAATATTCCACTGAATATGAAGAAAGCATGGTTGTTTTTAGGATATTTCGTACAACAATAAATAACGTATGGTATGACTTTGTGAGCTGTGTTCGTATTTTATCGTAGAACACTAAATATTTTCGTATTTTGTAAAATGGAATTGCATATAAGCTATACAGAACATATATAACTTACTATACAAAAtgatatttgcttatttttgaagCAGGAAAAGTGATCTTTAGTTGATGACACCAGTCAGTTAGTCTTCAAATGATAATTATTTCGTTGTCAAACTGAAAAGTACTACATCTTCTAATTAgataatattaataaattaaaggATTGTTACCTGAATGGTACACCCTCTATCCCACTTAAAACCATTTCTTTATCAATAGTAACAGAAATTAAATGTGTATATGTTACACGATACATCATTATACCTATTCAAGTATTCAGTTATTTTAATTATCTTATATCAGGGAATATATCTTTCCAACTTCGTACAAATTAAAACTAACATTTGCAAACTAATTGGAATACAACCTATGTTCTATTACTTTCAATATTATGCTTCATTGGACTGTTCACACCAAACATGTACTTATTAAGCTTTTCTCTGACTGGACATAAGACATATTATTTGATCATGAATGCATTTGCGTACGTTTTAGACTTCTTGATCTAGATTTTCAGCTGATTGCGGGATTGTTTCCGTATACGCTTTTGATTTCGGTTTGTCTCTTACATTGGACAATTAAATAATCGTTCAAATATGTTAGAAAATCTACCGTGAAAAAAAGAGAAATGTTGCAAATATccgatattttaaaattttgtcatttcgAGGACTCTTATAAGGCGAGTGACATTTAgacctaaaaaaatatttttaatgcacccTGCTTAATTATATATCTTTGGAAAGGGAAAAGTGTGTAGAATTcattttg is from Mytilus galloprovincialis chromosome 6, xbMytGall1.hap1.1, whole genome shotgun sequence and encodes:
- the LOC143079400 gene encoding short-chain collagen C4-like — protein: MFPFSFATVIAAFVVTVYGHDCKEYNLTPLDQSLIDMMKHYLHTFRKADCPVTPSKQDIGVTYVRWGKKTCPAHAEIVYAGQAGGNIYTNKGGGSNYLCLPSDPENGKEYSYGNDGLYGAEYEITFSTKPSGLPISLYEKEVICSVCRRKGKVYVLMIPGRKSCYKGWQSEYSGLLMSEHKNHNNKDFICMDGEAKPFDDRSADENGALLYPVRAKCGSLRCPPYKDNTEVLCTVCTK